TGTGGTTGCTCATGGTCTCTTAGAAACGGTTCACCCGATCCATTTCAACTTTGAGAACTGTATTCTGGGGATAATTTATTCTCTTTGCCTTGATGgtcctactttttttttaatatattttttttgttaattgatAATTGAACTTGTTCTATAATTTATGTTTTGTTGAGTCAAGAGGTTCGACGATTGAAGCAGGTAATCAAATTTGTTGTTAGAATAATCTCTTATTTCGATTAAACATTAGAGTTATTGTAACGCACAAAACATATTCTTCGAATGATATCATTCATAGTTCTATTGGCACAAATAACTTTCCGGGATCTACGCGATATTTAATGAATTAAATCCATAAACTCATTGTTGTATATGTAGAAGCATACAATCAACATCTGTCAACagtttatacatacgtatatgtagtCATTATCAATTTCGATGACTCGAAACTTTGTATTAGGCTTTCCTCGTTTGTCAGGGGTCCAATGATTATTTACCACATATCATCCGTATCGGAAGTACTGTAGTAGACTACCCGGGCTTATAACTATCTCTGAAGCTATTTTTATAGCGAGAGAGTTCACCGCCTAGTGGCCGTTTATAGTACTAGTATACTGATATTCACGACGACCATATTCTCTACTTATTTCAAAGCACgtggtatttattttacttcacaACTAAACTAGTCTAACTGATTCAACCACCTCCACTAAACTATAGCTCTGGTTAGATCAACAAAGTATGGCATTcaatcgtaaatttttcattggcTAGATTCATctacttattttatttgaagtaCCTCATTCTTTCTGTCAACGAACATGCGACTTGGAGACACAATACAtaaatttcagatgaaatgatatttagtggactcaatttcggaaacacatcaaaaaattcactcgaATCAATACTTCACTCGATCGCGACGACAAAGACTTTTGTTGATTCAAGGAATTCGCTTGACTAAATCGTTTTGCTAAACTAACtaaatcgaaattgttgaatttaagTCATCgtatttgaaacaaataagGGATACTGGATTGAAGTAAATGGACTCCaacaaaatctatttttttggCTCGAGAATTCCTTTTCCTTTGGGTTGGACTAGAAGATGcgatttttaccaaaaatattcgtgttctttatgcaaaaaaattattcaatttatttttttattgaacatTTAGGTTTACCGACGAGGGTTTGGAATAATGTATCTAAAAAACTTTGATCGATAGAAATGGgttgtataattttgttttatcgcTATCGCAAATTTCGGAcatgtagttttgagaaaaatgcgTTAGTTtcaagtgaagaaaaatagtAGTATCTAGTAACTTACAAGTGTTTTTGGCTATTCTGCTACTCCAGGAccgtaaaataaattatatactgATATACATTAACTGTACTATAATTACTTCGCTTCAAAATCTTCGGATGTTACTCTCAAGATGTTCAGCTGTCCGTTTTTGGAGAAaaacatcgattttttgaaaaatctaaatGGCTCTGCCCTTAATAAAAGTAACGTATCCTCGTTTATGAGATATGTATTCGATATTCAGCTCGTACCGATTTTTCCGCGCCAACTGCGGGTCTAGGTTCGTAGCTATTATCCAGGATTTTCCGAGGAGTCTCGCCGTGTATACTTGAAGACTTAAAACAAATATCACCAAAGGTATGCCTAGCCAACCTGAAACAAAATAGTTTGTTTCAACAATTGGAGTCCAAATTGCACTCACAATCAGCGTCTTGTGaaacgaggttgaagttagtaacgttatcgtaacgaaacattgggatAAACttactattttcttatttttacaatgacttcgaaagaagaaagattGCAAAATATCAGTACGTTTGGTTTTCCGAGTCatttaccgaatttcaaacagttccaAAATCGCGACATAACGGTTCTTCCTCACATACgcaacgttactaacttcagcatGATCGTTTGAAGAATTCTACCCTATCAACGAGTCGTTGCACTACAGATAATTCGCTCGATCGTAATAAGGATTTGCTCACGACTCACCGCATTGTATGATCGCCCTGGGCAGGGCGATGATCGGAAAGACCCCGAAGATGTCGACCATGCAGAGGGTGGCAAATAGAAGAGACAATCCTGCCGGCTCACTAGGTCTATACATTAGGGGAATCCGCTCTCTTTCCATTTTCCAGTGATCGTGATCCACCTCGGCGCCGGGAAAAAAGGTGTCTATAGCTTGAGAATTGAAGACGAATGAAGACCAAGAGCAAGACCAAAACCAAAGTCAACACTTTCTGTGCTGACACTCGACCTGTTTCTGGTCGTGGTATCGTTCGAAATGAAATTCGATACACGACCTGCAGCAAAACACGTATACGAACTGCTGTTCTCATGCAAGGACCATGGTAACGGGCACGATCAGTCTATGTACACCAGTAGCAGTACCAGTACTGTCATACATCAAACCGATCGTAGTAGACGCGGTGAAGACCCATAAGGTGAGGTAAAAGTATATCGCTGTACACTGGTAAGCAAAAATATCGCTCGTACCTATCACTATCCACGGTTCGTTTGAACGCGGACTAACCCGAATGTTCTGGCACGtctggttttttattttttgtgcaAAAGTGTTCCCCGAGGTCTAAATGttgagacatttttttaaaaatcgcatAACGAGCTATTGCAATATCCGTgccaaattttataattaaacgaTCTTTTGAAGAAGATTGTTTTCCTGACGGTGAGATAACAAGTTTTTGAATGGAACATTAATCTAGGGCAGTGAAAAACATCAGAAAACTGACATCGATCAgtagagaattgaaaaaaaaacttgcgtTTTTATCAGAACCGCTTCTAGTAGTTGTAATAAAGCGCGTTCAAACGACCCGTATATCTGGCATTCATCGAGTGCTTATGGCCGCTTCCCGAATAACAGTGGTACCAAAACACGTCGAAAAGACGTGCAACGCAACAAATTCAGACATCGAAACATAATGCTGTTCTGTAACGTCGATTACTATTTGGGAAATGACGTTCGTAAGTTTAAACGTCTATGTGGGAAATTCGCCTTGGCAAAAAGTTATAGAGAGGATCAGGCAATATGGGCAAGATATCAAGCTTCTATCGAACAAACTATGTTGGGTACCAATTAGCTGAACACGGAAAGGCTAGTAGAAGTATGATTTTTCGAACGTTATTATTATGGGACTGTGTACCTGATCGGATCCACCAAGTGTCGATGGTTTCGATCGTGAGTCTGCTTTGCCTCTTTACTCTTCAAGGGGATAGATCTCTTATTCGAAGTTTACGTATAAGATTTGTTAATGCCTTCGAAATAATATCTTAGAATAACTATTATGAGAGTAGGAAGTTGTATCCAATCCTATATGCATTTATATTACTACTGGGATCCCATCGCGACTCCGTCAGCgaatattttcgttttgaaTTTGCGGAGCttatagatattttttatgcAGATTTCATCGAGACCTTAAAACTCTTGAAAATAACTTTCCTCTATTTGTAAGAGTTTACTCAGGGTTCGCATATAAGTGTGCGATCCCTTTCCGTCTTGgcttacaaatatcgttataGCTCCAAAACTATTGATCTGGTTGTGACGAAATATAGCCTCAAGCCTGACCAGACGTAGCttttcacagaaaaaaaattggaatcgGTTCAGTAGTTTTGAagtatgatgaaaaattgtataacaAATTTAATGTACTGTTCAAATCCTGGTACAATTaccttcaaatttttttccaaaaagatttcgcagaaaaaatatttagaaatcttgatgaattataaaaacaaaccGATGAACCGGCGATCAATTTCATACCTCCCTCAATCCTCCATAATGTCCCACAATCAGCTTTTACCCATGACCATTCATTCTACTTTCCATCAAAATAACGCTGTTCAGAATTCAACCTTGACACcaaaaaaatacgagaaaatgtaatcataattattaaaatcaaaGTTTTCTACATCCATATCATTTCGTTATAATTACTATTTGACAGTTTATGTTTATGTGTTTATTCGTACCAGCGCACCAGAGTTGTGATGCGGCAGCAGACTGAGGGAGACGTTAGTGTGCAAGAAGTTCTACAGAGTCTACTgtcaattaaattttcgtaGAAACACGACAGTTTACTATGATTTTAAGGCACGGCGATCAATTGTTGGTATCCAATCGATTTACCGCGCATTCGTGGTATTATGAAATAGTCCTATCATCCCGccttacaattttcaaactaatACAAAATGCAGAATTTATGCATCTCAATGCAAATTTCAAtgatgtatatttttcttgaaaatatcatttattttagCGTAAACGTGGTTTTACATTTCATATGCCGAAAATAAAGTTTAATTTGATATTCTGTTTTCTTATATGCCAAGTAATGTCttcatgtatgtacatgtataagtataaaaaaacaaaagaaaataacagcacgtatgtttttttttttataaaaatgcatTCGTACATATATTCAGGTTTAAACGCACAATTGCGTTGGTTCCGTATATAACTGCTATGagtaatttaaataaatggCGATGAACTTATCGTGATTTACAGATATAAAAGAAGCTAAAACTTATGCTTGGTCAACAATTAACACCGTGAGTGTAAAGAAATTCTTATCCATTATCCACGAACATGTTCGTATACAAATATTCTACTTGTGTACAACTGGAAGGCTAAAATACATACATCACTGTATACTTTCGCGCTTTAATCGTGAATCGTAATAATTTATGCACGCGAAATTATACATTCATGCGTGTACATCGCACGCTTTTCCGTATTTCTATTCAActtatttaatttgattttttttttttcgttttttattattaacaatatttcATTGAGAGATCTAAGAATAATAGTATAACTTACATGTTTATTATATCGTATAACAATCTAATTATAGGTATAAGTGCGGTACGACGTTACCATATCGGCCTGTCAGCACACCTTATACACATTTTACCCTAGTTTAGCTGATGATCAAAAATGTTTGGTATGATATACATTGTAGAATATTTGTAAACACTCTCTAACCCTTTGGCCCTAGGCTGTAACGTAAATGAGGAAACTTCGTCTGGGTCTGAATCGATGGgtcattttttctattttggaATGTTTATGcttacattttttcaccaaaaatccATTTAAAACGCATCGTTGGTAAAACATATTGTATAGAAGTCATGAAATTTCTGTCAGCAAAGCCAACTTACTCGAATTAACTTCACTTcaaaaaacgaacaaataaGATTCATGAAATCAATTACCCTCAGGTCAACAATGCACGAAATATTAATGCGACACGGGCCAAACAAATAGAAGTCACGTCGGTTTCATTTCTGCCCACTAACAAACATTTTCAATGAATCAATTATTCTGTACAAAATCGATTTCAGTATCTTAATTACCACCTTTTTAATCGTCAGTTTCATAGGCAGGCGACGCAGGCGAATAAGTAGGACTGGTCGGAGAGTAGCCACGTGCTGGCGGCGAATATGTAGGACTTGTAGGAGAGTAGCTTGGGCTGGTTGGTGTGTAGGTGGGACTAGTCGGCGAATACTGTGAGCTCGACGGAGAGTAAGTTGGACTGGTCGGCGAGTAGTTGGGACTGCTGGGCGAGTACCCCGTGCTTGCAGAAGCTGTGCGTTGCGGAGAGCTTGGTGAGTAGCTGGGGCTCGTAGGCGAGTAGGTTGGGCTAGTCGGCGAGTAAGTGGGGCTAGCCGGCGTGTACTGCGGCGATGTACCGGCGAACGACGGGGAGGTAGGGGAGTAGCTGGGACTGGTTGGGGAGTATTTAGGACTGCTAGGAGAGTAGCTTGGACTGGCGGGTGAATACTGAGGTGAACTAGGCGAGTAAGAGGGGCTAGTGGGGGAATACGACGGCGAAGCAGGTGTATAATTTGGAGAGCTGGGTGAGTAGCTTGGACTTGTTGGCGAGTAGCTTGGACTGGTGGGCGAGTAGCTCGGGCTCGTTGGTGAATAACTTGGACTCGTAGGTGAGTAGCTTGGACTAGTCGGTGAGTAGCTCGGACTCGTGGGCGAGTAGCTCGGACTCGTGGGCGAGTAGCTCGGGCTAGTCGGTGAGTAGCTCGGACTCGTGGGCGAGTAGCTCGGACTCGTGGGTGAATAGCTCGGGCTAGTCGGTGAATAACTTGGGGAAGTTGGTGAGTAGCTCGGACTAGTGGGCGAATAACTTGGACTCGTTGGCGAGTAGCTTGGGCTTGTCGGCGAGTAGCTAGGACTGGTCGGTGAGTAATTCGGACTAGTTGGCGAGTACGTTGGACTAGTTGGTGAGTAATTTGGACTGGAAGGTGTCATACTGGGTGACGTTGGTAAGTATGCCGGTGACGTTGGAGAGTAACTTGGTGAGGCTCCACCTGCCGGAGACATCGGGTAGGGACTCATGCTGGGCCCCGGACTGCCCGGACTCCCAGGTTGTGGTGAATAGACAGAGTAGGCTGGGGATAAACCTGACGCATCTGATGCTCCCGATGGAGAAAAGCAGGCTCCTCCAGGTGTCATGCCACTTCCCAAGGCTGTGAAAAAGGAAGTTATAATTCATTTCAGCATTCAATTCTTTGATTATCACgagaacaagaaaataaaaagtttcacAAATCACTTCAAAGTGGgtccaaaatttttcaatgaattgtCCACATTGATTTTACGTTAAATTTACTCAATTAGAGGAGGATACTTAAtttaatttagaaaattttccgacTTTTCCCAGGTTTCCtgaacaaaattataatttttttctgacttGTTGCAATTTGATATGTCGCATTTTTTAATACTTGTTCTCTATTtctttaaaagttttatttagTATACTTGCatcaattgtttatattattaataaaaggCTCGTACGTACTAGTAAATATGAAGTTCCTACTTTCAGTATACATATTCATACTGTTATTAATAGCATTATGATTCACTTTATAAATAGATATTAATAATTGAGCGAGGGTAGCAAGTGAGacaagaatttacaaaataaggGAGCGATAGTAAAATTATGAACAGTTGGTTCAAAGTGCccgtaaaaaattgaaaaatttaaagatcACTTTGAATATTAACTCCGTGCAGAATTTCAAAGAACTTCTGCAAGTATTTCAGGTCTGACTTATAGAAAATTTCCTGACATTCCCCTGATTTCCAGACAAATGGCTACAAATGATTAGATGCGCTTTGCTACCAGTTTTTTAGCTAGTACAAAATGaactaataaaattttacaaaattcagaGAAATTAAACATCTCTATTTCGTATGAGGTTAAGTAATATATGAACAGATATAACTGCGACTCACCAGGAGACATGCTGGAGGCTCCGTAACCAGGAGTTGCACCCATTTGGTTCCAAGGTGTCATTTGAGGACTCATGCTAGGTGTAGCAGCACTTCCAAAGAACATACCAGCCCCACCCATCATTCCAGCTCCCACTGCCATTGGTATTTCTATACCAGCCTTACACTTCTCTGCATCGAGGAGGAGGTCGAAACAGCCTGAACGAGAGAATTATGGAAAATGGGGattatggaataaaatatttgaaaatattcaaatcagTACTGTCGcaattatttgagataagTAGTTGATCGTCTGATAGTTACCAGTGCCAAGACGCGGTAGTTGTCCCATGATAATATTTTCGGACACACCTCTCATCGGATCGACTTCAGCATGAGATGCGGCATCAAGCAAAACATCGACCGTTTCTTCAAAGGAACATCTAAAATGACATGTTTCATTTATGTTTAGTATATTAATAAACTGGCCAAAAGCTGTGCCATTGAATTTCGAAGGAAACTATCCTGCTTTAAGTATTTCAGTTTATTTGGACAAAATCATCTTTTGCTGTCGTaagaaatttgcaaaaatataacttttagggcaaaaatttccactttcatgtatattatacacagcAAAGTATTCTTTTGAATTGCattattcgtattttttataattagtttACAGTACCCTTGAATTTGTACAGTAATAATAGAGCGATGCAAAGAACAAGATCTAGAAGAAATAACGATTGTTACAAATATTATCTCACCTCATGAGTGCTCCGGTGTCCTGTCTGTTTATACCGTGACGAGTGATAGCCATGAGATGACCTTTGGCAGTCATGACATCACAAAGCAGCGCAAGATGTCGATAGTTCACGTAAAGACCATAGAATTGCAGTACAgtattcatttctttttcaactgaTTTACGCACAGCCTCAATACCCAATACTTGGAATATTTCACAGATGTCGTTACTGAATGTACGTACTGGATCGACGTCCCTTTCACTCAAAACTTTCATAAGGCTTGTCCCATCAGTTTCCAAAAGCCATTCAGCAATAGCTTTGAACTCCCCGGTATCGGTGACTACAATACGCTTTTTTGAATCTGTCTGTGGCAAATGCATGTAGACTTTGCCGATCGCTTCTATTCCCTGtataaacattaaattttaatcaattccagACCACTTCAAgtcaaataattattgtttgtatttgttgtttgattttcaattttttttttattttcatagaatttaaGGCAATGTTTACCTGCAATGTCATATCGCTAAGCATATTGGCTTCAATGCATCGTAAGAACATATCATCCTCCATTTTGTCGACGGTCTCTTCTTCGGtatcttgaaatttgttgTCATCACTGTTCATTATTCTTATTCGCAATACCAATTTCTCAGCATTGTCGTCATTGAATATGCAATTGAGATCATCTCCAAACCCagcatttattttttcagctATCTGTTCCATAGTCAACTTCTTATCTGGAAACATTAGTCACACATAAATATTAATCCCGAGGGGAATACACAACTGGCAATGTCTAACCATGTCAAAAAATTGTGAGGTATGACtttctttttgttcgtttCTAAAGAAGATCTGTTAAGCTTCTCACACTGACCTTTCTAATGAACattcatatttattaaaaaaaaaaaaaaaaaaaaaaaaacactataCATCTAGGGGGgtattctactttttttttttaactgaaaTCCTCCAATTCCCcaatacaaatataaaaaattacgatacCTGTCATTCTCTTCCTGTCCAACTCGATACGCAAAAGCCACGGTGAGATTTTAGTCGGATCAAAATCTGGCATCTCGTAATAAACGTTAACAAACTCTTGATCTTCGGCGATCACTGTATTTTGGGGATCAGGATCATAGTAGATTGCAGTATTTGCAGTGACTTTTCGCAAAGTTGTATGTTCCAATCGACAAAGTACATTCTTGGCCTTCTCTGCATCTCTGGCAGCCGCTCCGGTTAAGAAAACAGTTAGCGAAGGAGCCTTTGGTTTTTTACTGATATTGATTATCTCCTTTAGCCTCGGCACTCCCAAAGTTACGTTCTTGGACGATACTCCAGCAAAGTGGAAAGTGTTCAGCGTCATCTGTGTTGCAGGTTCACCAAGAGACTGGGCAGCCAACGCCCCCACCATTTCTCCAGGGAATACctatttaatttgatttttataaaatttctttgtaCATGTAAATCATTTGATTCATATCTTGGTAACTTTCAGCActatttcattacattttattacatatcAGTACAGCGTCTGAAGAaaacaatcaatttgttttattacagCTTTTTTCAGACGATGATTAAATATCAACTTCTACTCTAACTAAACAGGCTCGAGTTTAGTAAAAATGGGGCCTCCAACATTGGTCGTGGCTTTTCTCTGCTTTTACTTCAATTCttaaaaatattatgatgAATCTCAAAAAACAAACCTGTGCCTGCTGGAATCGAGTTTCAATTTCACCAATCAGCCACTCAAAAGCCTCAGTGGACAATCTGAATTCTTCAGAAACACATTTGGTGCACAAGGTCGAGCGTACCAAACATTGGAACAACAGGGTAGCATTTTCGTTAGCCTGTTTGCTCAATCTGTCGTCACCAGCCACGATAATACACTTTTCCAACAAATCCTTGACACCTATGAATAAATCACGCCACatgaaattatgtaaaaagTGTCATGATAATAACTTTGAAATGGAAAAGTTGATGAATTCGCTAACCTTGGATAACTCTGATAGGGCTGAGGTCGGTTGGCGCCCTTTTGttgatgtgaaatattttttgcccGTTCCATATCATTCTCTGCAAGTTGCACGGTAACACAACTTTTGACTCACCactgggaaaaatttcacgcaatGCAATACGATCTTTGTTCAATTGTTCCCACTCTTGCTCAAGTACTGAAATTACATCTCCGGAGCCCATCATTTCACGGACAATGTCTTCTGTGAATATACGACGAAGGTATCTGCAGAAAGTAAGATAGGGTCAGTCTTGACATTTTGTGTACATGGATAGTGAcgcaaaaaaatgaaaaaagatcattttaattttcttattcagGATTTGTAAGATTGATTGCTACAAGTTGGAAGCTGTAACTATCAAAATGATTAACttcggaaaaatattttagggTAATGCAAACTTTTCTGAAGTAAATATCCTTGGATCTATACCTGATTCTTTGAACCAAATGTTTGTATTTTCTGATCGTTTACCACcgaatttatgaaatattgtGCTATTTTCACATAGCATCGCCctattaaaatatacataagTAGGCAGGACAACGTAAAAATCAATCAAGTTTCATTGATTTTATGAAGTACTAACGGAAGTTCCagataattgagaaaaaaaaacatgaacaAATAGGgtaattccctgacttttcaTGACTGATGCAATCCCCTGGCTATTCCCGAGCTGTCGTCACCATGTATTCTAAGAGATGAATAGCcggtttattatttttccatgGTATCAACGTTGGAGATGAATCATTTTCTGTTATCAGCTCATATAGCAATGTCCAACAAAGAACCGTAATACCATTTCACATGCGTTTCTAGGTGTGACTATCTAAATAAGTCTTTGATAGCTTGAGGTCTGATATACTCAATATTTAAAAGTAAAAGACTATCGAAAAACAATATGACCATAGTTAGAAATAAATCTCacagttttattttcctttgTTGATCAAAGATATGCTCAATCATGCAATACAAGAATGTTGCGatcaatttgattttcaaatatcgccAGCATTCAAATTCTAAAGCTTAATAATTTCCATATACAGTTTTGAATTCCGAGTACATCTACAGCCTTGGAATTGTTTCTCATTGATAAGTAGTAACAGTAATGGTTGACCTTCACCCACTTTTTGTAGACCAAAATGAACTGGAAATATATCGCAAtacgaaacgaaaattaaGATAATCTTTTTGACTTACCTCTCGTTAGTTGgatcgaatttgaatttcttttcaaatgcCTTGTTGCTCAATTTGATAGTTGGCAAGTTTTGGAATTCTACGGTTTCACCACAAAGTCCGTCCTCTCCGTAACGCAGCTGAATAAGCTGTCCAACAGAATTCCTAACTGTTCCGTCATAGTGAACCATAACAGACTCCATAGCTTTGATCAAACGTCGCTGAATGTATCCAGTTTCAGCAGTTTTGACGGCGGTATCAATGAGACCCTCTCTACCTCCCATAGCGTGGAAATAGAACTCTG
This region of Neodiprion virginianus isolate iyNeoVirg1 chromosome 7, iyNeoVirg1.1, whole genome shotgun sequence genomic DNA includes:
- the LOC124309206 gene encoding DNA-directed RNA polymerase II subunit RPB1, giving the protein MATNDSKAPVRVVKRVQFGILSPDEIRRMSVTDGGIRFPETMEGGRPKLGGLMDPRQGVIDRHSRCQTCAGNMTECPGHFGHIDLAKPVFHVGFITKSIKILRCVCFYCSKLLVSPHNPKIKEIVMKTKGQPRKRLTFVYDLCKSKNICEGGDEMDINKDGQEQQQADKKPGHGGCGRYQPNLRRSGLDVSAEWKHVNEDSQEKKIVLTAERAWEILKHITDEESFILGMDPKFARPDWMIVTVLPVPPLSVRPAVVMYGSAKNQDDLTHKLADIIKSNNELLRNEQAGAAAHVISENIKMLQFHVATLVDNDMPGMPKAMQKSGKPLKAIKARLKGKEGRIRGNLMGKRVDFSARTVITPDPNLRIDQVGVPRSIAQNLTFPEIVTPFNIDKMQELVRRGNSQYPGAKYIVRDNGERIDLRFHPKPSDLHLQCGYRVERHIRDGDLVIFNRQPTLHKMSMMGHRVKVLPWSTFRMNLSCTSPYNADFDGDEMNLHVPQSMETRAEVENIHVTPRQIITPQANKPVMGIVQDTLTAVRKMTKRDVFIEKEQMMNILMHLPSWDGKMPQPCILKPKPLWTGKQIFSLIIPGNVNMIRTHSTHPDEEDDGPYKWISPGDTKVMVEHGELVMGILCKKTLGTSAGSLLHICMLELGHDVCGRFYGNIQTVINNWLLLEGHSIGIGDTIADPQTYLEIQKAIKKAKEDVIEVIHKAHNMELEPTPGNTLRQTFENQVNRILNDARDKTGGSAKKSLTEYNNLKAMVVSGSKGSNINISQVIACVGQQNVEGKRIPFGFRKRTLPHFIKDDYGPESRGFVENSYLAGLTPSEFYFHAMGGREGLIDTAVKTAETGYIQRRLIKAMESVMVHYDGTVRNSVGQLIQLRYGEDGLCGETVEFQNLPTIKLSNKAFEKKFKFDPTNERYLRRIFTEDIVREMMGSGDVISVLEQEWEQLNKDRIALREIFPSGESKVVLPCNLQRMIWNGQKIFHINKRAPTDLSPIRVIQGVKDLLEKCIIVAGDDRLSKQANENATLLFQCLVRSTLCTKCVSEEFRLSTEAFEWLIGEIETRFQQAQVFPGEMVGALAAQSLGEPATQMTLNTFHFAGVSSKNVTLGVPRLKEIINISKKPKAPSLTVFLTGAAARDAEKAKNVLCRLEHTTLRKVTANTAIYYDPDPQNTVIAEDQEFVNVYYEMPDFDPTKISPWLLRIELDRKRMTDKKLTMEQIAEKINAGFGDDLNCIFNDDNAEKLVLRIRIMNSDDNKFQDTEEETVDKMEDDMFLRCIEANMLSDMTLQGIEAIGKVYMHLPQTDSKKRIVVTDTGEFKAIAEWLLETDGTSLMKVLSERDVDPVRTFSNDICEIFQVLGIEAVRKSVEKEMNTVLQFYGLYVNYRHLALLCDVMTAKGHLMAITRHGINRQDTGALMRCSFEETVDVLLDAASHAEVDPMRGVSENIIMGQLPRLGTGCFDLLLDAEKCKAGIEIPMAVGAGMMGGAGMFFGSAATPSMSPQMTPWNQMGATPGYGASSMSPALGSGMTPGGACFSPSGASDASGLSPAYSVYSPQPGSPGSPGPSMSPYPMSPAGGASPSYSPTSPAYLPTSPSMTPSSPNYSPTSPTYSPTSPNYSPTSPSYSPTSPSYSPTSPSYSPTSPSYSPTSPSYSPTSPSYSPTSPSYSPTSPSYSPTSPSYSPTSPSYSPTSPSYSPTSPSYSPTSPSYSPTSPSYSPTSPSYSPTSPSYSPSSPNYTPASPSYSPTSPSYSPSSPQYSPASPSYSPSSPKYSPTSPSYSPTSPSFAGTSPQYTPASPTYSPTSPTYSPTSPSYSPSSPQRTASASTGYSPSSPNYSPTSPTYSPSSSQYSPTSPTYTPTSPSYSPTSPTYSPPARGYSPTSPTYSPASPAYETDD